GTCCTAAAAACTTCCtttcaaaatgaaattatgGTAAAACTTGCAAAATCCGGTTGCAGTGTCAAAATCTAGCTACCAGCCTGCCACATATGCAATTTGACTGAAAAaggtcatttatttatttttttaaaattaaataatcaaaataaaaaatttaaattgtgatcgtaaaaaaaaattaatttgaatattcTCATAATCAATTAACTTGCATATGAGTTAGTAAGATGTTTTTTTGATTTGAGATCATATGTTCAAATTATATTCATGTATGCGACGTTTAAAATTTAGCCTCAGACAAAAATCTATCCGTCTCAAATGGAAAAATATCGTTTTATAGTTCGGATTCATACATGACACTTATATATTCTATACCTAAAAAAAcatatgtaattttttatatattttaaaacaatttataatagaaatattttttatatttatggaaTAAAAGGTGTATATAGTATAAATTATATTccacttttataaaattataaaaaatttaaagaaatatttactaaatttaaaatctaattctGAAAACTTAGCAAaacaaaatttgtaaatttttttacatttaatggAATATTAGTCATTTTCCAATTATTATTTCTAGATTTCAGCAAACCTATCTTCTTTTCTATCCAACCATTTCTCTCCAAACCATGGCAGATACCACCAATGAAACAAAcccaattttaattttctcataCGGCACCCTCAAACTAAATTTCCCCAACTACAATCGTATTCAAAATTTAATCCGCCAGAACAGCGCCTCCTTCATCGGCATTTACGTCACCGACCAATCATATCCTCTTATCATCGGCCCCTTTGGAATCCCTTACCTCGTCAATCTCCCCGGCGCCACCGCCAGCCACCGCGTCAAGGGGGAGCTTTACTCCGTGTCGCATGGAGGAGCCGCGTTGCTCGACGAATTCGAGGGTGTGAGTATTGGTCACTACGAGAGGCTACCGATTCGAGTGGCGAAATACTGTGAAGGAAAtgaaaacgacgtcgttttggttGAAGAGGAGGCGTATTTCGCTCATCGGAGCTTTGGAGAGAAGATGTGGATGAAGAGAGGAAGAATTGGGTTGAGTGAGTATAGTGAAGGAAATGGAAATGAATATGTGAGGAAAGAAAATAGGAAATGTGGTTCTAACAACATACTTGATAGTATCGAAATGTTTTTGTCGTCTTGAAAATTGTTCATGTTTTAATAGGatgattaaatgaaaaaaaaattatatttttcgtaTGTTAAAAattgggtaattgattttggaggtcactgtacttttaaaaagttgcaaaatggtgagcgaacttcaaaacgtaacattttagttactatactatttggttatgttaagatagaaggatttttggttaccgaagaaaattatttcaagtcgattttttgttgattgtgtgtatatatgaaatataagatattatttgttataaataatcaaaatttgattactacgtatgtataatttgaccgtaaaacactaaaaaaccttccaaaatcacatatttgaaagtttagtaaccaatttgttacgttttgaagttcggtcaccattttgcaattcttgaaaagtacagtgacccctagaatcaattacccgttaaaaattattaacttgTTGGAAGCTTTTGTGAACGAATTGTTAAGACACCTATATTAAGCCGGGTCCGGACGGTGATATACCAAAATCAGTATCGGTGAGGGTTTAGCTGAGGGATTGGTTCTCTCatcaacaaaaaatattaactaGAATTATAATGTTTATgatgtatttataaattataatgataACAATATACTCTCTTTGTCCTATTTAAAAAGTCATTTATTCTATTTTAGGATCATTTCCATTTTTAGAATAATGAAATGAATATCCTACTTTACCCTTTATTTAGTTATCTTAAagagattttataaaaaaatcactatTATTAATAAAGGTAAAACataaaagaacataaaaaaaataaaagaataaatatattttttaatctatgTGTAAAAGTAAATGAGACTTCTAAAATAAACTGACGGTGTATATTCATTAATCTTATGAAATTAATCCTATAGATGTTAAATTAGGGCTACGTACAGTTCGGGAATTGAGAGAATAgcaaattttcaaaacataactGAAAATTAGAAATTCCTATATGTATAATGGAACATATATACCTAATACATGAAATTGCATTTTCATGAGCTCTGGACAAACCCGGCTCAGCCTTCGATCCGTTGCTCGTCTTCTTCAAGACAAATCCAATTTGGATTCGTCTTAAGGAAGATGAACCAGATTTGATTTGTCTTCCTCGACACGAAGAGATCTGGTTCGATTGAAATCAGATCGGGTTCGTCTCGAAAAAGACGAACGGTGGATCGGAAGGCGGCGGAGTCGGAAAAGGTTGCAGCAGGGTCgaagttaattaaaaaaaaggaattatatattttaaaaaatttatttatatatagttaaatgaaaatttattttaattaattctcaatttaaaatttaaaaatgagagacttatttaaaaaaatttgagtgAAAAGGGTATGATTATATCCTGAGATTTAGTGtttttgaatgatttcatcTCTTTAATAATAAAATCGTTCAAATTGATAAttgagggtgtaattgaaatcaAAAGATGTGTATTTGGATACAATTTAACGTGGGGTGAATTTAAAAAGAGGTTAAAAGGTGGATGTTTTTTTGGGGATATTAGGTCTTttagaaaccgtttgaaactgatTGTGTATACAATCAtattatatgaattaaaatgacaaaccatgacaacatatttaaaattatttttgacttTTCTAATTGTGATCGAAAAATGACTaaagatatttatttattaaacctttataaaaaaaaaatcaaccaaatctGTTGAATCAGTTTAAATTTTGGTAAAAGCGGTCaaaattttggtaaattttcgAATCGGATCGTAGTCAATTTTCGACCGAATTATTAGTTGAATCGGTTTAAATTTTAGTAAGACCGGTCAAACTTGATATTATtgaaaatttcacttttttctcCTTTAAAATCAGCTCATAGTCGATTTTCGACTGAATAAgttgaataaatttaaattttgatgagACCGGACAAAATTGATAtcattgaaaattttaattttttctcctTTCGAATCGGATGATAGTCGATTTTCGATCAAACTAGTTCAATCGGTCAATTTTTAAGTCATAAGTTGggatttgaaatttatattgtaGGAGTTATTTCAAATTCTCAAATTTGCATGTGTAACAATTGATTTGGATATAACTCAGTCGAAATCCAATAAATtctacaatcaaaataaaaaaaattagctcaaatttaaattcaaatctaAATCCACTCTTATCCAAACGCAACACTAGAAAGAACTCAAAATTTAGACATTAGAAATTTAGAACAATATTGTATTATGAAAATTTTAGACACCACCATTGGTGCAATACTTgcatttgataaaataagtgAATGAGTGGGAGTAAGTAAGAGAAGATGACTATGGAAATGTTAGGGTTACACTTTAAAGATCTTTTACTCCAAATATGGATATATGGAAGACAGCAAATAAGCAGAAATGAGTGTGGTTTAGAGTGAGACTAAGGCTATAGTGTGGTTTGTTTTGTGGTTGCGCGCACTGTATATTGGACCATAAATTGCTTCTTTTTGCATGTGCTTCCGTCTATTCTGTGGCAACAACGCGGGTTCGGACCCCATTCAAATTCCTATAAATACCAACCTTCACTAGCTTACTAAAATCAGCCAACATTGTCACTTATAACAATGGCTAGTCACAAACTCGTTAGTTCTGTTTTCTTTCTGTTGCTAGGGTTGGGCATTTGCTCTGCCTCTAGAGCCCTCTTTGGCTACGATGGAGCTTATTATGGAGGTGCTGCTGGTGGTGGACAAGGTGAAGGTGCAGGCTATGGTGGCGCAGGTGGTGGCCATGCtggtggtggaggtggtggtAGTGGTAGTGGTGGTGGAGTTGCTTATGGTGCTGGAGGGGAGCATGGTGTAGGGTATGGAAGTGGGGGTGGAGCAGGTGctggtggcggtggtggtggtgcAGTTGGTGGAtatggaggtggtggtggtggtggtagcGGGAGTGGAATAGGTTATGGTGGCGGAGGTGAACATGGTGCTGGATATGGAAGTGGAGGTGGAAGTGGTGGTGGCCAAGGAGCTGGATATGGTGGAGATCACGGGGTTGGATATGGTGGTGAACATGGTGTAGGATatggtggtggtggaggtggtggaAGCGGAAGTGGAGGTGGAGGTGGTTATGGCGGTGATCATGGGGCTGGCTATGGAAGTGGAGGAGGTAAAGGTGGTGGAGAAGGATATGGTGCAGGTGGTGAACATGGAGCTGGATATGGAGGAGGTGGAGGAGGTGGCAGTGGCAGTGGGGGTGGATATGGTGGTGCTGGTGAGTATGGTGCAGGAGGGCATGGAGGTGGTAGTGGAGGTGGTGCTGGAGGTGGATATGGTGGTGCTGCTGGTGGAGAATATGGTGGAGGTGGTGGGAGTGGTAGCGGTGGAGGAGGAGGTTATGCAGCAGGAGGAGCACATGGAGGAGGATATGGTGGAGGTGGAGGAGAAGGAGGAGGGCATGGCGGAGCTGCAGGTGGCTACAATGTtggtggcggcggcggtggtggctCTGGTGGTGGAGGTGGTTATGCTGCAGGTGGCCATGATGGTGGCTACCTGCCTTGATAGTATCATATTTTCAGATTGCTTAAGAAACAAGAAATTGCTGATTGGTCCATTCATTAGAACCTAATTATACAATAATAATGTTTGGACTGTGCCGGGAAAACAATTATTCATATCTTTGATTAACATTTGTATTCTACTAAGTGGGAGTAGACTGTGTTTCTGTTtctcaatttgtttttgtttatcaACTTTTTCATGCATAGCATGATCAATAAATCATTCGATTCAAGAATtttactttaatattattattttccttttgaatttttatgaacaaaggatcactttaccccctgaacttggcgcaaagtatcaaaaacgttcaaattagcgaaaccggatcatttttaccctgaacttggccaaaccgtttcaaaaacacccctatgctgatGTGGCGCCCTAAAtggagagtgagattctaaatttcaaataattaactctaattaaccctaattaactgaattttaattaaatattttaatcctAATTAATCTAAACCCCATCTTCTTCTACCTCCATCACCATTATCCCACCTCCATTAACCACCACTAAAAACTCATCAACCACCGCCGGAACCTATCAACCACCGCCGGAACCCATCAATAACCGCTCAAAACACCACCGCCCGAACCCATTGGAGCGACCTATCAACCACCGCCGGGATCTGAGCcgtctctcatctgagagacgaatcgtctctcatctgagagacgaatcgtctctcatctgagagacgaaatccgcgtctctcagatgagagacgaacccagttcgtctctcatctgagagacgaacagatctcgtctctcatctgagagacgaacagatctgttcgtctctcatctgagagacgaacttcgtctctcatctgagagacgaactTCGTCTCTCAGATCTCTCAGGACGAACCCAGAATTGGGTTCGTCCTGAGAGACGAACCCAGCTgatgagcagctgccggaaaatcttttccggcagctgctcatctgaattttaaaaaaattgactttttttgtaaaaagtataaaaaggttctttatatttttagttaatataattttgatatatgaggttttaaaaataaattgctttttttaattattatggactaatttataaaatgttaaaagaatTAGGATTATTTTAACCTTTTACCATTAAAAACCACCTAGGAAAAAAAACCACCATTTAAATCAGAGAGTGTGTCTCACTCTcctaggtgagagtggggaggggggttttgtaccaaatttgacaagttcagggtaaaagtgatattgttttgctaatttggacgtttttgatactttgtgccaagttcagggggtaaagtgattcTTTGTTCGAA
This window of the Mercurialis annua linkage group LG5, ddMerAnnu1.2, whole genome shotgun sequence genome carries:
- the LOC126680230 gene encoding putative gamma-glutamylcyclotransferase At3g02910 — translated: MADTTNETNPILIFSYGTLKLNFPNYNRIQNLIRQNSASFIGIYVTDQSYPLIIGPFGIPYLVNLPGATASHRVKGELYSVSHGGAALLDEFEGVSIGHYERLPIRVAKYCEGNENDVVLVEEEAYFAHRSFGEKMWMKRGRIGLSEYSEGNGNEYVRKENRKCGSNNILDSIEMFLSS
- the LOC126682597 gene encoding glycine-rich cell wall structural protein 1.8, with the translated sequence MASHKLVSSVFFLLLGLGICSASRALFGYDGAYYGGAAGGGQGEGAGYGGAGGGHAGGGGGGSGSGGGVAYGAGGEHGVGYGSGGGAGAGGGGGGAVGGYGGGGGGGSGSGIGYGGGGEHGAGYGSGGGSGGGQGAGYGGDHGVGYGGEHGVGYGGGGGGGSGSGGGGGYGGDHGAGYGSGGGKGGGEGYGAGGEHGAGYGGGGGGGSGSGGGYGGAGEYGAGGHGGGSGGGAGGGYGGAAGGEYGGGGGSGSGGGGGYAAGGAHGGGYGGGGGEGGGHGGAAGGYNVGGGGGGGSGGGGGYAAGGHDGGYLP